A genome region from Tenebrio molitor chromosome 4, icTenMoli1.1, whole genome shotgun sequence includes the following:
- the LOC138129320 gene encoding alpha-tocopherol transfer protein-like produces the protein MKPQQFVKIDDNIIDSVARMYERTEKTLLEDVQKLKDWMQTQPHLPEILDDKPIENFFLLNKCSMEKTKQAIDMYYTIRTLIPDMFENIHPNLPQMQELLDIAYCTILPRLTDDMYRVLAFKMRNEHLIDKMEPHNVMGLLLNIQELRLKEDVMFGDIVIFDMKGINMGYLAKLTPSILSKFLAIYEKVFSMRIKATYIINSPSFINTVLMILKTILKPKLFERIHVCEDTSILSNIPKEILPKDYGGDESSLEQLQDILKEKFVQYQDRFDQLEKLRVNNSLRPAKLENDELLGFHGNFKKLSVD, from the exons atgaagcCCCAACAGTTTGTAAAAATTGACGACAACATTATTGATTCTGTTGCTCGAATGTACGAAAGAACTGAAAAAACTCTTCTAGAAGatgtgcaaaaattgaaagacTGGATGCAAACCCAACCACATCTTCCTGAAATTTtag ACGATAAACCAATAGAAAATTTCTTTCTCTTAAATAAGTGCAGTATGGAGAAAACCAAACAAGCCATAGACATGTATTACACAATCAGAACATTAATTCCCGATatgtttgaaaatattcatccCAATCTGCCACAAATGCAGGAACTTTTGGATATCGCCTATTGTACTATTCTGCCAAGGTTAACAGACGATATGTACAGAGTGCTTGCATTTAAAATGCGCAACGAACATTTGATCGATAAAATGGAACCGCACAATGTCATGGGGCTTCTCCTTAATATACAAGAATTGAGGTTAAAAGAAGATGTGATGTTTGGTGATATTGTGATTTTTGATATGAAAGGAATTAACATGGGATACTTGGCAAAACTGACGCCGTCAATTCTCTCAAAATTTTTAGCTATTTACGAA aaagtattttCCATGAGAATAAAAGCCACATACATTATCAACAGCCcatcatttattaatacagtgCTCATGATCCTGAAAAccattttgaaacctaaacTCTTTGAAAGG ATCCATGTATGTGAAGACACTAGTATTTTAAGCAATATTCCTAAAGAAATTCTACCTAAAGACTACGGCGGTGACGAAAGCTCGTTAGAACAGCTACAAG ATAtactgaaagaaaaatttgtaCAGTACCAGGACCGTTTTGATCAACTGGAAAAGCTGAGAGTGAATAACAGTTTACGACCTGCAAAACTTGAAAATGACGAATTACTTGGATTTCATGGTAACTTTAAGAAATTATCTGTGGATTAA